In Mycobacterium sp. 050128, one genomic interval encodes:
- a CDS encoding MaoC family dehydratase — MSLPDQVGKSVVQRGLWFEEFEIDTTYLHRPGRTVTEADNVLFTTLTMNTQPLHLDAAWAAEQPGFRGERLVNSMFTLSTLVGLSVTQLTLGTIVANLGFSEVSFPKPLFHGDTLYAETVCTDKRESKSRPGEGIVSLEHTGRNQDGDVVARAVRKTLVQKRPADEEPR; from the coding sequence ATGAGCTTGCCGGACCAGGTGGGCAAGTCGGTTGTCCAGCGCGGCTTGTGGTTTGAGGAATTCGAGATCGATACCACCTATCTGCACCGCCCCGGCCGTACCGTCACCGAGGCCGACAATGTGCTGTTCACCACGCTGACCATGAACACCCAGCCGCTGCACCTCGACGCGGCATGGGCCGCCGAACAACCGGGCTTTCGCGGTGAGCGGCTGGTGAACTCGATGTTCACCCTGTCGACACTGGTCGGCCTGTCCGTCACGCAGCTGACGCTGGGCACCATCGTGGCCAACCTCGGCTTCTCGGAGGTGTCGTTCCCCAAGCCGCTCTTCCACGGCGACACGCTGTACGCGGAGACCGTGTGCACCGACAAGCGCGAGTCGAAGAGCCGCCCGGGAGAGGGCATCGTGAGCCTCGAACACACCGGGCGTAATCAGGACGGCGACGTGGTCGCGCGCGCTGTCCGCAAGACCCTGGTGCAAAAGCGACCAGCGGACGAGGAGCCCCGATGA
- a CDS encoding HpcH/HpaI aldolase/citrate lyase family protein: protein MNLAAAGPGWLFCPADRPERFAKAAAAADVVILDLEDGVAQADKPAARKALQDTPLDPERTVVRINAADTEEYSRDLEALKATPYTTVMLSKTESAAQVTALAPLEVIALLETPRGAVFATEIAAAPGTVALMWGAEDLVAALGGSSSRTPDGTYRDVARHVRSTALLTASAFGLAVLDAVHLDIGDLDGLRAEAEDAVALGFAGTVCIHPTQIPVVRNAFRPTEEKLDWARRVLAAARGERGVFAFEGQMVDSPVLKHAAALVRRAGEPA, encoded by the coding sequence ATGAACCTGGCCGCCGCCGGCCCCGGGTGGCTGTTCTGCCCGGCCGACCGGCCCGAGCGCTTCGCGAAGGCCGCCGCCGCGGCCGACGTCGTGATCCTCGACCTCGAGGACGGCGTGGCCCAGGCGGACAAACCCGCCGCCCGCAAGGCCTTGCAGGACACTCCGCTGGACCCCGAGCGCACCGTGGTGCGGATCAACGCGGCCGACACCGAGGAATACTCCCGCGATCTCGAGGCCCTGAAAGCGACGCCGTATACGACGGTGATGCTGTCCAAAACCGAATCGGCGGCGCAGGTGACGGCGCTGGCCCCGCTCGAGGTGATCGCGCTGCTAGAGACCCCACGCGGCGCGGTGTTCGCGACCGAAATCGCCGCGGCACCGGGCACGGTGGCGCTGATGTGGGGCGCCGAGGATCTGGTCGCTGCGCTGGGCGGCAGCTCCAGCCGCACGCCCGACGGCACCTACCGCGATGTCGCCCGTCACGTGCGGTCGACGGCGTTGCTGACGGCGTCGGCGTTCGGTCTGGCCGTGCTCGACGCGGTGCACCTGGACATCGGCGACCTCGACGGCCTACGCGCCGAGGCCGAAGACGCCGTGGCGCTGGGCTTCGCGGGAACCGTGTGTATTCACCCGACCCAGATTCCAGTGGTGCGCAACGCCTTTCGACCCACTGAGGAGAAGCTGGACTGGGCGCGCCGGGTCTTGGCCGCGGCACGCGGCGAGCGTGGGGTGTTCGCTTTCGAAGGGCAGATGGTCGACTCGCCGGTGCTCAAGCACGCGGCGGCCCTGGTGCGGCGAGCCGGAGAACCCGCCTAG
- a CDS encoding bile acid:sodium symporter family protein: MGNQYFPLVIAVVMLALGLTLTVDDFKRAATMRRPLAVALICQSLLLPSLCLLIAEAFHLEPHLAVGLMLMAATPGGTMANIVSHLFNGDLALNLTLAAINAALSIVALPAILAASMTWFLGEGRFIPLQLDKFVTVFALVLIPTAIGIAIRHRFPELARRLKTPVKVVAVLLLIAAIGGAIAQGETTLLHNFGVVSGAVVSFCAVSLTVGYLVPRLMRLGPPQAIAISLEIGLHNTVVALGVALSPQLLNSVEMATPVAIYGALSPLMALTFIGAIRLLDPAFRVKAQPETVASGPAA, translated from the coding sequence ATGGGCAACCAGTACTTTCCGTTGGTCATCGCGGTGGTCATGCTCGCCCTCGGGCTGACCCTGACCGTGGATGACTTCAAGCGGGCCGCCACGATGCGGCGACCGCTGGCGGTGGCGCTGATCTGCCAGTCCCTCCTGTTGCCGAGTCTGTGCCTGCTGATCGCCGAAGCCTTCCATCTGGAGCCGCATCTGGCGGTCGGCCTGATGCTGATGGCCGCCACGCCGGGCGGGACGATGGCGAATATCGTCAGTCACCTGTTCAACGGGGACCTGGCGCTCAACCTGACCCTGGCCGCGATCAACGCCGCGCTGTCGATCGTGGCCCTGCCGGCCATCCTGGCCGCGTCGATGACCTGGTTCCTCGGCGAAGGTCGCTTCATCCCGCTACAGCTGGACAAGTTCGTCACGGTGTTCGCACTGGTGCTCATCCCCACCGCGATCGGTATTGCGATACGCCACCGCTTCCCCGAGCTGGCCCGTCGATTGAAAACGCCCGTCAAGGTCGTCGCGGTACTGCTGCTGATCGCCGCCATCGGCGGGGCGATCGCCCAAGGCGAGACGACGCTGTTGCACAACTTCGGCGTGGTGAGCGGGGCGGTCGTGTCCTTCTGCGCGGTCAGCCTGACGGTCGGCTATCTGGTCCCGCGGTTGATGCGTCTGGGTCCACCGCAGGCAATTGCCATCAGCCTGGAGATCGGTCTGCACAACACCGTGGTGGCCCTCGGCGTGGCGCTCAGCCCGCAACTGCTCAACAGTGTCGAAATGGCAACTCCGGTCGCGATTTACGGCGCTCTCTCGCCGCTGATGGCCCTGACGTTCATCGGGGCGATACGGCTGCTCGACCCCGCGTTTCGCGTGAAGGCGCAGCCCGAGACCGTCGCGAGCGGACCCGCCGCTTAA